In Betaproteobacteria bacterium, the following are encoded in one genomic region:
- a CDS encoding ABC transporter substrate-binding protein has product MPSNRSSAHIVRNVRGCIRLHRRRRLSGRAGGAPQLAHKRTPSPAGLAMVRGACRNRTDGRAHRLRIQSLLLIIESPMNAANRSCAETLRVYGNLSLLEMAPVLLAAEQIHAGKTLLSHGSVMALWGKASDLASLKSAGQADIALNSETQALRGSADHPDLRFIFTVAECPYRIVARRSAGIVRLADLRGKRVGTQLESSAEFFLDAMLRSVGLTADDVVRVPFMAHTQAPIKLLPQALRDGQIDAVALWEPQVQNAKMAIGADAIAFYDPAVYTEKFCLCTTQANLDDPVMRPKIVAFVRSLIAATRRLKIEPEIGWRLVAQAAELDVETVRSAWPYFDYVGRLATDLLDVFVRQEPWIARTQNRSPRTREALAALIDDSVVREAQAG; this is encoded by the coding sequence ATGCCTTCGAATCGTTCGAGCGCGCATATCGTTCGCAACGTCCGTGGCTGTATCCGCCTTCATAGGCGACGCCGGCTTTCCGGTCGGGCCGGTGGCGCGCCGCAGCTGGCGCACAAGAGGACGCCATCGCCAGCAGGCTTGGCGATGGTCAGGGGCGCCTGCAGGAATCGGACCGATGGACGCGCGCACCGCCTTCGAATACAGTCGTTGCTGTTGATCATCGAGTCCCCCATGAACGCTGCGAATCGGAGCTGCGCGGAAACGCTTCGCGTCTACGGTAATCTTTCGTTGTTGGAGATGGCGCCGGTATTGCTGGCCGCCGAGCAGATCCATGCCGGCAAGACATTGCTCAGCCACGGCAGCGTGATGGCGCTGTGGGGTAAGGCGAGCGATCTTGCCAGCCTGAAATCGGCCGGCCAGGCCGACATCGCGCTCAATTCCGAGACCCAGGCGCTGCGAGGCTCGGCCGATCATCCGGACCTGCGGTTTATTTTCACGGTTGCCGAATGCCCTTATCGTATCGTCGCTCGTCGCTCGGCAGGCATCGTCCGGCTGGCCGACCTGCGCGGCAAGCGGGTGGGAACGCAGCTCGAGTCCTCCGCGGAATTTTTCCTCGACGCGATGTTGCGCAGCGTCGGCCTCACGGCGGACGATGTCGTCCGCGTGCCCTTCATGGCGCACACGCAAGCGCCGATCAAGCTGTTGCCGCAGGCGCTGCGCGACGGCCAGATCGATGCCGTCGCGCTGTGGGAGCCGCAGGTGCAAAACGCCAAGATGGCGATCGGAGCCGACGCCATAGCGTTCTACGATCCCGCGGTCTACACCGAGAAGTTCTGCCTCTGCACCACGCAGGCGAATCTGGACGATCCGGTGATGCGGCCCAAAATTGTCGCTTTCGTGCGCTCGCTGATCGCCGCGACGCGGCGTTTGAAGATCGAACCGGAAATCGGTTGGCGCCTGGTGGCGCAGGCGGCGGAGCTGGACGTGGAAACCGTTCGCAGCGCGTGGCCCTACTTCGACTACGTGGGCAGGCTGGCCACCGACCTGCTGGATGTTTTCGTGCGCCAGGAGCCATGGATCGCCAGGACGCAGAATCGCTCGCCGCGCACGCGCGAAGCGCTCGCCGCGCTGATCGATGACAGCGTGGTGCGCGAGGCGCAGGCCGGCTGA
- a CDS encoding isochorismatase family protein, which translates to MANNAMFLVCDMINDLVHEDGPNGKKGGTKGYGPILARRKVIENTAAAIRKARAASVPIGYVRVGFSPDYRECPPTSRIFQGAKKAGLFKLGEWGTEVHPALAPQASDYDIVKHRVSPFYATRLEPILRANSVQRLYVCGVSTSGAVLSAAKDGHDRDYEVFVLEDCCAALTDEQHLAVIEQMQRMTTILRSSEVTFLEGT; encoded by the coding sequence ATGGCCAACAACGCGATGTTTCTGGTGTGCGACATGATCAACGATCTCGTGCACGAAGACGGACCCAATGGCAAGAAGGGCGGCACGAAAGGCTACGGACCGATTCTGGCGCGGCGCAAGGTCATCGAGAACACCGCCGCAGCCATTCGGAAAGCGCGTGCCGCAAGCGTCCCGATCGGTTATGTGCGCGTCGGGTTCTCACCGGACTATCGCGAATGTCCGCCGACCTCGCGCATCTTTCAGGGTGCGAAGAAGGCCGGTCTGTTCAAGCTGGGCGAATGGGGCACGGAGGTGCATCCGGCGCTCGCACCGCAGGCTTCCGACTACGACATCGTGAAGCATCGGGTGAGCCCTTTCTACGCGACACGCCTCGAACCGATACTGCGGGCGAACTCGGTGCAGCGCCTGTACGTGTGCGGCGTATCGACTAGCGGTGCGGTTTTGTCGGCGGCCAAAGACGGCCACGACAGGGACTACGAGGTGTTCGTGCTCGAAGACTGCTGTGCAGCGCTCACCGACGAGCAGCACCTTGCCGTGATCGAACAGATGCAGCGGATGACGACGATCCTGCGCTCGTCCGAGGTCACCTTCTTGGAGGGGACATAG
- a CDS encoding dihydrodipicolinate synthase family protein, which produces MKWTGVISAITTAFHPDYSVDHAFLAKHAQWQVAQGCEGVVALGSLGEAATLTFDEKVAILKTLVAALGEKPVVAGIAALSTAEAVALAKASEQVGCAALMVLPPYVYSSDWREMKAHVQAVVRATRLSCMLYNNPIAYKTDFLATHIAELAAENENLHAVKESSGDVRRITAVKALCGERLALFAGLDDMVVEAVRMGAVGWIAGLVNALPRESVVLFDRARRGETETADALYRWFLPLLRMDTLPKFVQLIKLVQQEVGMGNERVRPPRLVLAGGEREAALATLKAALASRPNL; this is translated from the coding sequence ATGAAATGGACTGGCGTGATTTCGGCGATCACCACTGCGTTCCACCCGGACTACAGCGTGGATCATGCATTCCTGGCGAAGCATGCGCAATGGCAGGTCGCACAGGGGTGCGAGGGCGTCGTCGCCTTGGGCTCGCTCGGCGAAGCCGCGACTCTCACGTTCGACGAGAAGGTCGCGATCCTGAAGACCCTCGTCGCCGCGCTGGGTGAGAAGCCCGTCGTTGCGGGCATTGCGGCGTTGAGCACGGCCGAGGCGGTCGCGCTGGCGAAAGCTTCCGAGCAGGTGGGGTGCGCTGCATTGATGGTTCTGCCGCCCTACGTCTACAGCAGCGATTGGCGGGAGATGAAGGCGCATGTGCAGGCCGTGGTGCGGGCGACGCGCCTGTCCTGCATGCTCTACAACAATCCGATCGCCTACAAGACGGATTTTCTTGCGACCCATATCGCCGAGCTCGCCGCCGAGAACGAAAACCTGCATGCCGTGAAAGAGTCGAGCGGCGACGTGCGGCGCATCACGGCCGTCAAGGCGCTGTGCGGGGAGCGCCTGGCGCTGTTCGCGGGCCTGGACGACATGGTCGTGGAGGCGGTGCGCATGGGCGCCGTGGGCTGGATCGCCGGCCTGGTGAACGCATTGCCGCGCGAGTCGGTGGTGCTATTCGATCGCGCCAGGCGCGGCGAGACGGAAACGGCGGACGCGCTTTATCGCTGGTTCCTGCCGCTTCTGCGCATGGATACCTTGCCGAAGTTCGTGCAACTCATCAAACTCGTGCAGCAGGAGGTCGGTATGGGCAACGAGCGCGTGCGTCCTCCGCGGCTCGTGCTGGCTGGCGGCGAGCGCGAAGCGGCGCTCGCAACGCTGAAGGCGGCGCTGGCGAGCCGTCCGAACCTGTGA
- a CDS encoding acyl dehydratase: MNKRVDKLQIGDVAAEGLINDESLAAARALIGNKLRPEQYLRDASVDSISIFANGVGDLNPLYRDLEYARWTRFGGLIAHPCFPWTHHWPGRSYWGLPGVHGFGVAIDCEWHRNVRPGDRINIWNRVLGVEEKPSKFSGRMAMQYLQSTYLNQRDEPICTALGLTARHERKASREKGKYKDVKTYVYTPEERARIDEMVMTETDRIRGANTRHWDDVQVGDKIDEIARGPLSMSDTMAFVIASGRGAAHGALLKHAAKHPKHYIRNQAMGGGVEYTGIGHHREEFAKHVGVPGMYDYLPQRACWFASAITNWMSDDGVLKRLRMEARLFNCQGDTTFIGGTVVKKYVKDRCALIDIEMKGVNQRGELSSPGFATVMLPARDIDTKLPFDGTVVDLELPPIR; this comes from the coding sequence ATGAACAAGCGAGTAGACAAACTCCAGATCGGCGACGTTGCGGCGGAAGGCCTGATCAATGACGAATCGTTGGCCGCGGCCCGCGCCCTCATCGGCAACAAGCTGCGTCCCGAGCAGTACTTGCGCGACGCGAGCGTGGACTCGATCAGCATCTTCGCCAATGGCGTCGGCGATCTGAATCCGCTTTATCGCGATCTCGAATACGCACGCTGGACGCGTTTCGGCGGACTGATTGCGCATCCGTGCTTTCCCTGGACGCACCACTGGCCCGGCCGTTCCTACTGGGGTCTGCCCGGCGTGCACGGCTTCGGCGTGGCGATCGACTGCGAATGGCATCGCAACGTGCGTCCTGGCGATCGCATCAACATCTGGAACCGCGTGCTCGGCGTGGAAGAGAAGCCATCGAAGTTTTCCGGCCGCATGGCGATGCAATACCTTCAATCCACGTATCTGAATCAGCGCGACGAACCGATCTGCACCGCCCTGGGCCTCACGGCTCGGCACGAGCGCAAGGCCTCGCGCGAAAAAGGCAAATACAAGGACGTGAAGACCTACGTCTACACGCCGGAAGAGCGCGCGCGCATCGATGAAATGGTGATGACCGAAACCGATCGTATCCGGGGCGCAAACACGCGCCATTGGGACGACGTGCAGGTCGGCGACAAGATCGACGAGATCGCGCGCGGTCCGCTATCGATGTCCGACACGATGGCCTTCGTGATTGCCTCGGGGCGCGGTGCGGCGCATGGTGCGCTGCTCAAGCACGCTGCCAAGCACCCCAAGCACTACATCCGCAATCAAGCCATGGGCGGTGGCGTGGAGTACACGGGCATCGGACACCATCGTGAAGAGTTCGCAAAGCACGTGGGCGTCCCTGGCATGTATGACTACCTGCCGCAGCGGGCGTGCTGGTTTGCGAGCGCCATTACCAACTGGATGAGCGACGATGGCGTCTTGAAGCGACTGCGGATGGAAGCAAGGCTCTTCAATTGTCAGGGCGACACGACCTTCATCGGCGGCACGGTGGTGAAGAAGTACGTGAAGGATCGCTGTGCGCTGATCGACATCGAGATGAAAGGTGTCAATCAGCGCGGTGAGCTTTCGTCTCCGGGATTTGCGACCGTGATGCTGCCCGCGCGTGATATCGACACCAAGCTTCCTTTCGACGGCACGGTAGTCGATCTGGAGTTGCCGCCGATCCGATAG
- a CDS encoding NTP transferase domain-containing protein — translation MASRSAHKAVILSAGQGSRLLPHTEHIPKCLLPLNGRSMLEWQLHGLAEAGVREAVVVTGFRDDLVQREIENRAPRSLQVRTLFNPFYKLADNLASCWMARTELAGACLILNGDTLFEPEIARRLLAAPGAAITVTIDRKPSYDADDMKVCEQGGRLAAIGKTLPAAEVTGESIGFLRFDAAGAARFVVELERIMRTAEGAKLWYLSAIDRLAKAEVDVRVESIEKLQWAELDFSADLVRCRALTAAWIAQRPLPDEGEPSFAGLRG, via the coding sequence ATGGCCTCGCGCAGCGCACATAAAGCCGTCATCCTCAGCGCCGGCCAGGGCAGCCGGCTTCTTCCTCATACCGAGCACATCCCGAAGTGTCTGCTGCCGCTCAACGGACGCAGCATGCTCGAGTGGCAGCTGCACGGTCTGGCCGAAGCGGGCGTGCGCGAGGCCGTGGTCGTCACCGGCTTTCGCGACGATCTCGTGCAGCGCGAGATCGAGAACCGGGCTCCCCGGTCGCTGCAGGTACGCACGCTTTTCAATCCCTTCTACAAGCTCGCCGACAATCTCGCGAGTTGCTGGATGGCGCGTACCGAGCTCGCCGGTGCCTGCCTGATCCTGAACGGTGACACCCTGTTCGAGCCGGAAATCGCACGCCGCCTGCTGGCAGCGCCGGGGGCCGCAATCACGGTCACGATCGACCGCAAGCCGAGCTACGATGCCGATGACATGAAAGTGTGCGAGCAGGGCGGGCGCCTGGCCGCCATCGGCAAGACGTTGCCCGCCGCCGAGGTCACGGGCGAGTCGATCGGCTTCCTGCGCTTCGATGCCGCGGGTGCGGCCCGGTTCGTCGTAGAGCTGGAACGCATCATGCGCACTGCGGAGGGCGCGAAGCTCTGGTATCTCTCGGCCATCGATCGCCTGGCGAAGGCGGAGGTGGACGTGCGGGTGGAATCGATCGAGAAGCTGCAGTGGGCGGAGCTCGACTTTTCCGCGGACCTCGTGCGCTGCCGCGCACTCACTGCCGCCTGGATTGCCCAGCGTCCGCTGCCCGACGAGGGCGAGCCGAGTTTCGCCGGGCTCAGAGGTTAG
- a CDS encoding FAD-dependent oxidoreductase, which translates to MSGHVVVIGAGVVGLCSALYCVQRGWRVTVVERQPEQRDGCSFGNTGLIVPSHFVPLAAPGVVSQGLKWMRDPGSPFYVQPRASWDLIDWGFKFWRAAKAEHVRRAAPVLRDLSLASRECYQALADTDNDFQLARTGVLVLCKTLQALDDEAEVANHAAALGLRVEVLDAAATAALDPGVRMDVAGAVHFAQDCNLVPERLIAGLQRRLAAHGVRFAWNTEAVGWQLDGERIAAVKLGAEAEIGADAFVLAAGSWSSELARSLGLKLPLQAGKGYSLTLAHPRQSPRMCAILAEARVAVSPMGGALRFGGTMEMCGLDESVNPIRVRSIVAAVPRYYPDFTPADFDGIRPWRGLRPCSPDGLPYVGRTSRCANLAIATGHAMLGVTLGPITGQLVAQVLSGEQPELDLTLLSPDRYH; encoded by the coding sequence GTGAGTGGACATGTCGTCGTCATCGGCGCCGGGGTCGTCGGTCTGTGCAGCGCGCTTTACTGCGTGCAACGCGGCTGGCGCGTGACGGTCGTGGAGCGACAGCCCGAGCAGCGCGACGGCTGCTCTTTCGGCAACACCGGTCTGATCGTTCCGAGCCATTTCGTGCCGCTCGCGGCGCCAGGCGTGGTATCCCAGGGGCTCAAGTGGATGCGCGATCCCGGCTCGCCTTTCTACGTGCAGCCGCGAGCATCGTGGGACTTGATCGACTGGGGGTTCAAGTTCTGGCGGGCAGCGAAGGCCGAGCACGTGCGCCGCGCGGCGCCGGTGCTGCGCGATCTGAGCTTGGCGAGCCGCGAGTGCTACCAGGCGCTTGCCGACACCGACAATGACTTTCAACTCGCCCGGACCGGCGTCCTCGTGCTCTGCAAGACCCTGCAAGCGCTCGACGACGAAGCCGAAGTCGCGAACCATGCGGCTGCGCTCGGTTTGCGCGTCGAAGTGCTCGATGCCGCCGCCACCGCGGCGCTCGATCCCGGCGTACGGATGGACGTGGCGGGCGCGGTCCACTTTGCGCAGGACTGCAATCTCGTCCCCGAGCGCCTGATCGCCGGGCTGCAGCGCCGTCTGGCGGCGCATGGCGTACGCTTTGCATGGAACACCGAGGCGGTTGGATGGCAGCTCGACGGTGAGCGGATCGCCGCCGTGAAGCTGGGCGCAGAGGCGGAAATCGGAGCGGACGCATTCGTGCTTGCCGCGGGCTCATGGTCGAGCGAGCTGGCACGCAGCCTCGGTCTCAAACTGCCGTTGCAGGCGGGCAAAGGCTACAGTCTCACTTTGGCGCACCCGCGCCAGTCGCCGAGGATGTGCGCGATACTGGCTGAGGCGCGCGTGGCGGTCAGCCCGATGGGCGGCGCATTGCGATTCGGCGGCACGATGGAGATGTGCGGGCTCGACGAGAGCGTGAATCCGATCCGGGTTCGCAGCATCGTCGCTGCGGTGCCGCGCTATTACCCCGATTTCACGCCGGCGGATTTCGACGGGATTCGGCCGTGGCGGGGGTTACGTCCATGCTCGCCGGACGGTTTGCCCTATGTCGGGCGGACATCGCGCTGCGCCAATCTGGCCATCGCAACCGGACACGCAATGCTCGGTGTCACGCTCGGTCCGATCACCGGCCAGCTGGTCGCACAGGTTTTATCCGGCGAGCAGCCCGAGCTCGATCTGACCCTGCTTTCGCCCGATCGCTACCACTGA
- a CDS encoding hydroxyproline-2-epimerase — MERLRIVDSHTGGEPTRVVVDGGPDLGSGPIATRLERFRSELDHYRSAIVNEPRGSEVIVGALLLAPEDESCAAGVIYFNNVGYIGMCGHGTIGLVTTLAHLGRIGPGEHRIETPVGIVTTTLHDNHEVSVRNVPSWRARKNVTVQVPDAGAVTGDIAYGGNWFFLVEHHGQELTLANVGRLTDLCARIRRAVNAQGFPEVDHVELFGSPQIAGAQSRNFVLCPGNAYDRSPCGTGTSAKLACLAADAKLAEGAAWVQESILGSVFTGSFRWLDREGGKVAPVIRGRAFVTAELTHLLDEDDPFCWGVR, encoded by the coding sequence ATGGAACGGCTGCGGATCGTCGATTCACATACGGGCGGCGAACCGACCCGGGTGGTGGTTGACGGCGGGCCCGATCTGGGCTCGGGCCCGATCGCCACGCGCCTCGAGCGCTTCCGGAGCGAGCTCGACCACTATCGATCCGCCATCGTCAACGAACCGCGCGGCTCCGAAGTCATCGTGGGCGCGCTGCTGCTGGCGCCCGAGGACGAGTCCTGCGCAGCCGGCGTGATCTACTTCAACAACGTCGGTTACATCGGCATGTGCGGCCACGGCACCATCGGCCTGGTGACGACGCTGGCGCACCTGGGACGCATCGGCCCAGGCGAGCACCGGATCGAAACGCCGGTCGGCATCGTCACCACGACGCTGCACGACAATCATGAAGTGAGCGTGCGAAACGTGCCGAGCTGGCGCGCGCGCAAGAACGTAACCGTGCAGGTCCCCGACGCGGGAGCCGTCACGGGCGATATCGCCTATGGGGGAAACTGGTTCTTTCTGGTCGAGCACCACGGGCAGGAATTGACGCTCGCAAACGTCGGGCGCCTGACCGACTTGTGCGCGCGTATCCGCCGGGCAGTCAATGCGCAAGGCTTTCCCGAAGTCGATCATGTCGAGTTGTTCGGTTCGCCGCAGATCGCGGGCGCCCAGTCGCGCAATTTCGTGCTCTGTCCGGGCAACGCCTACGACCGATCGCCGTGCGGCACCGGCACGAGCGCGAAACTCGCCTGCCTGGCTGCGGACGCCAAGCTGGCGGAGGGCGCGGCCTGGGTACAGGAAAGCATCCTCGGCAGCGTCTTCACGGGCTCGTTCCGATGGCTCGACCGGGAAGGCGGCAAGGTGGCGCCGGTCATCCGCGGCAGGGCGTTCGTGACCGCGGAGCTTACGCACCTCCTCGACGAGGACGATCCGTTCTGCTGGGGCGTTCGTTGA
- a CDS encoding PAS domain-containing protein has translation MNEAELQTELFRKLAQPFTAEALFDRLPDVVFFIKNDRGQYVVVNQTLVERCGRSDKRQLIGRKADEVFPALLGQSFREQDEEVLSRGHAIRDQLELRFYPTGQCGWCVTNKLPLRGHEGSVVGLYGVSKDLQGPNERSAHFAPVAEAVGRIRTQYDQALHVGDLARHAGLSSYQFEQRIRRIFHISAGQLIQKTRLEAAVERLTGSDESIAAIATSCGYSDQSAFTRKFREAVGILGLGAIGQEVARKAAVLDMRVIGAKRTPEPVAHVDKVYGPEALNDVLQQSDFVVLLLPTTPITENLVDATFLRAMKPTAWLINFGRGALIADEDLIAAVRSKTIAGAVLDVFREEPLPKTHPFWTTEGILVLPHIGGGHPKRGTRAAEIFAANAKCFLAGEPLVSAVDRERGY, from the coding sequence ATGAACGAAGCCGAGCTTCAGACGGAGTTGTTCCGGAAACTCGCGCAGCCCTTTACCGCCGAGGCGTTGTTCGATCGCTTGCCGGACGTCGTTTTCTTCATCAAGAACGACCGCGGTCAGTATGTCGTCGTCAACCAGACGCTGGTCGAACGCTGTGGGCGCAGCGACAAGCGCCAGCTGATCGGCCGCAAGGCCGACGAAGTCTTTCCGGCATTGCTCGGTCAAAGCTTCCGCGAGCAGGACGAGGAGGTTCTAAGCCGTGGGCATGCGATCCGGGATCAGCTCGAGCTGCGTTTCTATCCGACCGGCCAGTGCGGCTGGTGCGTCACCAACAAGCTGCCGTTGCGGGGGCACGAGGGCAGCGTGGTCGGACTTTACGGGGTATCGAAGGATCTGCAGGGACCCAACGAGCGCAGCGCTCATTTCGCGCCCGTGGCCGAAGCCGTCGGACGCATCCGCACCCAGTACGATCAGGCGCTTCACGTCGGCGATCTCGCAAGACACGCGGGTTTGTCGTCGTATCAGTTCGAGCAACGAATCCGGCGCATCTTCCACATCTCCGCGGGCCAGCTCATCCAGAAGACGCGATTGGAAGCCGCGGTCGAGCGGTTGACGGGAAGCGACGAATCGATCGCGGCGATCGCGACGAGCTGCGGCTACTCGGACCAGAGCGCGTTCACCCGCAAGTTTCGCGAGGCGGTCGGCATACTGGGCCTGGGTGCGATCGGGCAAGAGGTTGCGCGCAAGGCGGCCGTACTCGACATGCGCGTCATCGGCGCGAAGCGAACCCCCGAGCCCGTTGCTCATGTGGACAAGGTTTACGGCCCGGAGGCACTGAACGACGTTCTGCAGCAATCGGATTTCGTGGTGTTGCTGTTGCCTACCACGCCGATCACCGAGAACCTCGTCGACGCGACTTTCTTGCGCGCGATGAAGCCGACGGCATGGCTCATCAACTTCGGTCGCGGCGCGCTCATCGCCGACGAAGACCTGATCGCCGCCGTGCGCTCGAAGACGATCGCCGGCGCCGTGCTCGACGTCTTCCGCGAGGAGCCGCTGCCCAAGACCCATCCGTTCTGGACCACCGAAGGCATTCTCGTCTTGCCGCACATCGGCGGCGGACACCCGAAGCGCGGCACCCGGGCCGCCGAAATCTTCGCCGCCAACGCGAAGTGTTTTCTCGCCGGTGAACCGCTCGTATCGGCGGTGGATCGGGAGCGGGGGTACTAG
- the leuC gene encoding 3-isopropylmalate dehydratase large subunit: protein MRIRLLGTGTPTPSLKRMSSGYLVEVGERKILFDFGPGAYHRLLESGVKPTQVTDIFFTHLHYDHCLDYIRLLMTRWDQGADKIPELNVYGPAHTARMTELVVGEGGVFGPDLAARTELPMSQAVFVARGGTLPRSKPRPVVREIAADDVVDCGPFSVRARAVIHAQPILDSRLRGNDESRRICDSPHEPGQRAGCSKSKPGSTVRYSHFRTAEGDVAMAAKTMFEKIWASHLIAAEEGEALLYVDRLYVHEGSSHAFAALDASNRKLARPRQVFAHADHYVPTASRAGGVDAIAIPEIRNMVKLLAANTARHGVTLFGIDDPRQGILHVVPPEQGITQPGLLIVGADSHTSTHGAFGALAFGAGASDVKHVMATQRTWQRKSATLCISVGGALGPGVSAKDVILAIIAKIGVFGGAGHVIEYAGSAITGLTMEGRMTLCNMSIEAGARAGMVAPDEVTYAYMEGRPYAPRSGSGWAQALAFWRSLPSDAGAAFDREVALDGAAIAPMVTWGTNPEQATPVTGQIPDMRNLDVELRSEYEAALDYMGLQPGMPLQDIAIDRVFIGSCTNSRIEDLRAAAAVARLGRAVIPAWVVPGSGTVKAQAEKEGLDAVFRAAGFEWREPGCSLCTALNGDQLKPGERCASTSNRNFRGRQGIGGRTHLLSPAMAAAAALKGRLTDVRELLQ, encoded by the coding sequence ATGCGGATCAGACTGCTCGGCACCGGAACACCCACGCCGTCGTTGAAGCGCATGAGCTCCGGCTACCTGGTCGAGGTCGGCGAGCGGAAAATCCTGTTCGATTTCGGCCCGGGCGCCTACCACCGGCTGCTCGAGTCGGGCGTAAAGCCCACACAGGTCACGGACATATTCTTCACTCACCTGCACTACGATCACTGCCTCGACTACATCCGGCTGCTGATGACGCGCTGGGACCAGGGTGCCGACAAGATCCCCGAGCTGAATGTCTACGGACCCGCGCATACCGCGCGGATGACCGAGCTCGTCGTCGGAGAAGGCGGCGTGTTCGGCCCGGATCTCGCGGCGCGCACCGAGTTGCCGATGAGCCAGGCGGTGTTCGTGGCGCGCGGCGGGACGCTGCCGCGCTCGAAACCGCGTCCGGTCGTGCGCGAAATCGCTGCCGACGACGTGGTCGACTGCGGTCCGTTCAGCGTGCGTGCGCGCGCGGTCATTCACGCCCAGCCGATTCTGGATTCCCGCTTGCGCGGAAATGACGAATCGCGACGAATTTGCGATTCGCCACACGAGCCGGGACAACGCGCAGGCTGTTCGAAGTCGAAACCAGGGAGTACCGTACGCTATTCCCACTTCCGGACTGCCGAGGGAGACGTTGCCATGGCGGCGAAAACGATGTTCGAGAAGATCTGGGCGAGCCACCTGATTGCGGCGGAGGAAGGCGAAGCGCTGCTGTACGTGGATCGCCTGTACGTGCACGAGGGCTCGTCGCACGCGTTCGCCGCGCTCGATGCATCCAACCGCAAGCTCGCGCGGCCGCGCCAGGTGTTCGCGCACGCCGACCACTACGTCCCGACGGCAAGCCGCGCGGGCGGCGTCGACGCCATTGCGATTCCCGAGATCCGCAACATGGTGAAGCTGCTGGCGGCGAACACCGCCCGGCACGGCGTGACGCTGTTCGGTATCGACGATCCGCGCCAAGGCATCCTGCACGTGGTGCCGCCGGAACAAGGCATCACCCAGCCGGGGCTGCTCATCGTCGGCGCCGACTCGCATACGTCCACGCATGGCGCATTCGGCGCGCTGGCGTTCGGCGCCGGCGCATCGGACGTGAAGCATGTCATGGCGACGCAACGGACCTGGCAGCGCAAATCGGCGACGCTGTGCATCAGCGTCGGCGGCGCACTCGGCCCCGGCGTTTCTGCCAAGGACGTGATCCTCGCCATCATCGCGAAGATCGGCGTCTTCGGCGGTGCGGGCCACGTCATCGAATACGCGGGCAGCGCCATCACCGGGTTGACCATGGAAGGGCGCATGACGCTCTGTAACATGTCCATCGAGGCCGGCGCGCGCGCGGGCATGGTCGCTCCGGACGAGGTCACCTACGCCTACATGGAAGGGCGGCCCTATGCCCCGAGGAGCGGCTCGGGATGGGCGCAGGCGCTGGCGTTCTGGCGTTCGCTTCCGAGCGACGCGGGTGCGGCGTTCGATCGCGAGGTTGCGCTGGATGGCGCCGCGATCGCCCCGATGGTGACGTGGGGCACGAACCCGGAGCAGGCGACGCCGGTCACCGGCCAGATCCCGGACATGCGAAACCTGGATGTCGAGCTGCGCAGCGAGTACGAAGCCGCGCTCGACTACATGGGATTGCAGCCCGGCATGCCGCTGCAGGATATCGCGATCGACCGCGTGTTCATCGGCTCCTGCACCAACTCGCGCATCGAGGATCTGCGCGCGGCCGCCGCGGTGGCGCGGCTCGGCAGGGCGGTGATTCCAGCCTGGGTAGTGCCGGGATCCGGCACCGTCAAGGCTCAGGCCGAGAAGGAGGGGCTGGATGCGGTCTTCCGGGCGGCGGGGTTCGAATGGCGCGAACCGGGCTGCTCGCTCTGCACCGCGCTCAACGGCGATCAGTTGAAACCAGGCGAACGCTGCGCCTCGACCTCGAACCGGAATTTCCGCGGCCGCCAGGGCATCGGCGGCAGGACGCACCTGCTAAGTCCGGCGATGGCGGCCGCGGCGGCGCTCAAAGGTCGTCTGACCGACGTGCGCGAGCTGCTCCAGTAG